A single window of Ammospiza caudacuta isolate bAmmCau1 chromosome Z, bAmmCau1.pri, whole genome shotgun sequence DNA harbors:
- the LOC131571223 gene encoding spidroin-1-like — translation MQDVRWGAGCGTRGSGRGFPPSWGAGARPLPAPPGRTKGRFFGAAGALPARPSARQSIRPSVPASAAGEAGSDFNNRGGFDGPRRENAAPAAGPGPGGREEPRGPRGRDAGWGILDAGCGMRDAAWGAGNAGWGMESGMRDGERDVGCGMRGMRDGEQDAGWGAGCGMRDGEQDAGYGAGCEMGSRMRDVGNRMRDGERDVGWRAGRMREAGYGAGGGMRGRMPGGVWGGAGWSRTWGRMRDLG, via the coding sequence ATGCAGGATGTGAGATGGGGAGCGGGATGCGGCACCCGGGGGTCGGGCAGGGGCTTCCCACCCTCCTggggggcgggggcgcggccCCTCCCGGCCCCTCCCGGCCGAACAAAGGGACGATTCTTCGGGGCGGCCGgagcgctgcccgcccgcccgtCCGCCCGTCAGtccatccgtccgtccgtccccgCCTCCGCCGCGGGGGAAGCGGGCTCGGATTTCAATAACAGAGGGGGCTTTGATGGGCCACGGCGAGAAAACGCAGCtccggcggcggggccggggccgggtgGGCGAGAGGAGCCGCGGGGGCCCCGAGGgcgggatgcgggatggggAATACTggatgcgggatgcgggatgcgggatgcggcATGGGGAGCGGGGAATGCGGGATGGGGAATGGAGAgcgggatgcgggatggggAGCGGGATGTGGGATGCGGGATGAGGGGGATGCGGGATGGGGAGCAGGATGCGGGATGGGGAGCAGGATGTGGAAtgagggatggagagcaggatGCAGGATATGGGGCAGGATGTGAGATGGGGAGCAGGATGCGGGATGTGGGGAACAGGATGCGGGATGGGGAGCGGGATGTGGGATGGAGAGCAGGCAGGATGCGGGAGGCAGGATACGGGGCAGGAGGCGGGATGAGAGGCAGGATGCCCGGCGGTGTGTGGGGCGGGGCGGGGTGGAGCAGGACGTGGGGCAGGATGCGGGATCTGGGGTGA